Below is a genomic region from Streptomyces sp. NBC_01233.
TCTGTGCCGAGTGGCACGACGTCATGTGACCAACAGGGGCATGGGAGGAGCGATCCCGGAACTTCGCGAGGTTCTACGCTCAGCCGTATGGCGAGGACCACGAGCACGGCGATGCGCGAGCTGATGGAACTGTCGGGGGCGTCGCAGGAACAGATCGAGAGGTGGCAGGAGCAGAGGTTCCTGCCGCGGTTCCCCCGTGCGTACGCCGGGGGCGGAGGGAGCGAGTCGGCGCTCAGCGAAGAGATCATCGAGCGGGCGCGGCTGCTGGCAGCTCACGCAACGCAGGGCGCCTCGACGATGAGCCCTATCTCGTTGATCGCCACGCTGTCCGAACCGGATGTCGCTCTCCTACGCGAAGCGCTCATCAAGAACCTGACCACGCTCCGCCACCGCGTAGGCATGGACGTCCGAGCCGCCTCACCACAGGAAGCCACGATCGCCCGGCAGACCGCCGCCGACCGGAAGGCCAAGCGCCAGGGCTCTTCTCGAAGCCTGAAGAACATCGCAACAGGCCCGGTCAAAGAGGGATCGGCGCTCCAGTTCGTTGAATTGATGACGCTGCTCAACCGGGACACGGACGAGGAGATCGATGCCGGCGACCTGGAGGAGGCGGTCGACATCGTGGTCGGGCACATCAAGGAGAACCTGTCCCGCCGGATCGGTGTCCCTGTCGGTCTCCTGCCGCCCGACATGGAGGCCCGCCTCAGGTCCGATGCCCGCCGACAGCTGCTTGGCGCTCCAACGTTCCATGACATGTGCGACCTGGTTCGCGCCGTGCCTGAAAGCCTGCTGATACGGGCGTGCCGCCTTGTTCCTCTGGTCCGGCGAGTTCAGATCGCAGCGGTGGAGTCCGCGAGGCTGGCCCACGCACTGCACGCCGGGACGCTGACGGCGGAGAAGCTCGGCGTATGGCACGACTTCCCCATGCCGTACGACAACGTGCAGCGGATGGAGGCACACCCGATGTGGGAGCGCTGGGGGAGCAAGGTGATCGAAGCCGGAGCCGTGCGCGACACCGGGGACGGTGTGCGCATCGTGGTTTGCCTGCAGAACCCGGCCATCCTGGATGAACTGGATGCCTACACCGACTTCCTGGCGTCCTTGATGCCAGCGCAGGCCTTCCACCGACTGGCGTTCAATCCGCCCGGACCGGGAACCCTGACGATCAAGTGACGACCCGTTTCATAGGTGGTCCCTTATGAAACACCCGGGCCCAAGAGGCCCGAGCTGGGCGTTTCTTGTTTCATGGATCGTTTCAAAGTGCTGGACTCTTGAAACGTACACATGAAACACTGGCGGGGTGAGTGAGTACCAGCGCGTTGAGGCGCACGCCTGTCCCATGTCCACCTGCGCCGCCCCGGCCGGCTCCCCGTGCCGCACGACCAAGGGCAAGGTGTCGATCCAGTACCACACGGCCCGCTTCCGGCTCGTGCCCGCGCTCGCCAAGGCCCTGAACGTCCCGACCCCCGCCGTACGCAAGCCCGGCGCGGCCTGGGTGGAGCTCCCCCGACCCGCCACCGCCGGCACCGAGCCCGTCGGTCACATCCGCATCGGCTACGCCCGGGCCTCCACCGCACGCCAGTCCCTGGACACCCAGCTCGACTCCTTCGCCGCCGAGGGCATCACCCGCGTGTTCTCCGAGAAGATCTCCACCCGCGTCGCCCAGCGGCCCGAACTGGAGAAGGCCGTCGCCCTCGCCCGCGAGCTGCGCACCTCCGGAGCCCGGGTCACCCTCGTCGTCCACGAGCACAAGCGACTCGGGCGCGGCATCGAGCTGGTCACGCTCGCCCAGGACCTCAAGGCCGCCGACGTCGGCCTCCAATTCCTCACCGGTGAGCTCCAGGGCTCCCACGACCCCTCGGGCGTCGTCTTCAACGTGCTGGCCGCGCTGTCCGGCATGGAACGCGAGTACATCCGCGACCGCACCCTGGAGGGCCACGAGTCCGCCCGCAAGCGCGGCAAGGCCATCGGCGGGCCCACGGTCACCAACTCCGACATGCTCACCATGGCGCTCCAGATGCGGGCCGAGGGCGTGAGCCTGCGCGACATGGCGCCCCGGCTCGTCATCACCACCGGAGCGAAGAAGGGGCAGCACCCTTCCCCGCCCACCATCATGCGGATGCTCCGCGAGCACGACGACAGGGTGGCCGCGGACGCGCTCGCCGCCGAGACCAGCTGACCGGTACAGATAGACGTCAGCCCCGGTCAGACCCATTGGAACCAACAGGTCTGACCGGGGCTGACGTGTGTCCGGAGGATCAGCGGGGTGGCGGGTCGAGCGGCCGCGCCCGCTCCGGTCCGTGCGACCTCGCGGCGCGCATGTGCTCGCACCGATGGGCATCCCGGGGGAACGCGACCCCCGTCGACGCGGCGAAGGCCGGGAAGAACGCCTGGGCGTCCTCCGACTGCGGGGTCGTGGTCCAGGCGTACCCGTCACGGCCGCGCAGGGCGAAGCGCACCATGCGGGAGCCGTACCCGTGGCGCTGCCACGGACCGGTGACCCTGATCTTCACAATCAGCCCGAGGCGGCACACCTCGCAGGCCTGCCAGACCAGTCGGGCGAAGTCGTACCCGTCCGGCGCGCAAGCCCGGACCCCCTGCATCCCGGCCGGGTCACCGGGCGGCTTGTAGCACCAGGTCTCGGTCTCGGGGTCGACCCTCCACTCCAGACTGTTCCACGGGACGGCGGCCGGCGCTGCGGGCGCCTGCGCGTCCCGCCCGTGGAAGGCGTCGACCAGGCGCTCCCACAGGGAGCCGCCGGGCCTGGTCCTGTTCGACGACCCCACGGTCAGCGCTGGCTCTGCAGCTGCGGGAGCTCCCGCAGGGCAGCGGGCAGGTCGTCGATGCCGCGCTGCAGGTACCAGGCCCGGGACCAGCGCAAGACGACGCCGCGGCGCAGGCGCCACCGGTCGCAGAACTGGGACAGGACGTCGTCGCAGAAGTCCTCCCGCAGCTGCACCAGCACCTCGTCCTCGGGATAGGTCGCGTACCCGATACCGCACTTGTCCGGGTCGCCGAGGTCGAGCGCGTCGGCGAGGATCACCGCGGCCGCCGCGCTGGTGCCGCCGCCGTTGTACCCCCAGCCGAAGCCGCCGTGCTCCGGCTCGGCCAGCTCACGCAGCACCGTCACGTCCTGCCGCTCGGTCGGGCCGAACTCGACCTCTTCGACCAGGATCCGGGCGGGCTGCCACTCCTCCCCGTCGCTCCTGTTGCTCTCCGGGCCGTCCTGGATCCCGTGGTACGTCCAGTCCCTGTACGTCACGTCGCTCCCCTGGTTGCTGCTGCAGAACCTCCACAGCCTGCCGGAGCGGAATGGAGGCGGACAGGGCTTGCCCGGCCAGCCGAAGGCGGGAACGGTTCGCGCACATGTCCGCCGGAATCGGGGGCTCAGCGCTCCGGGCGGAGCGTCGCTCACAGCACGAAGCCCCGGCGGGCTGGTCGTGCCGAGCCCGCCGGGGCTTCGCTGCGCCTATCGGTCCGAGGCGTCCTGACCGCCAGGTAACGGGCGGGCCCAGACGGCGGCCTCATCGGGATGGGTGGTGGTGCGGACCTTGACCCACGCGGCGTTGTGACCGACACCGGTCTTGCGTGAAAGCCGCCAGGCATGCCATGAGGTGACGGGGGAGAAGATCCAGCGGCGTCGAGTGAGCTGATTCATGCGGCGATGCATACCCACCGCTCAACCCGCTGGCTCATGCACGGTGCCCCGGACCATGACGGCCGGGGCACCGCTCACCGACCGCCCTGGGCGTCGCTCTGCCCGATCTGCCTCCACGACCACTCCTGCCGTGGGAGCTGGAGCAGGGTCGGCAGCGCGGCGACGTCGACACGGAGCTTGATGCCGCGGATTCGCTCCTGCAGGGCTGTGGCCCGTCGATCCAGTACCTCGGCATCGTCGGCGCCGGCCAGTACCAGGCGCACGACGGGGAACAGGCTGCTCTGCGGGTACCGCTGACGCCAGAGCTTCTTGTGGGAGCCGATCGTGCCGCGCTCTCCCTCGAAGTAGGGGCAACGGTAAGAAGCGTGTCACCGGCCGTAAGGGGCGGGCATGAAGAGCGCCGCGGCGAATACGAGCAGCACCACCAGTGTTCCGGCGCCCGTCAGTACGAGTGCCACCTTCTTCGGCATCCACGCCATGACCCACTCCAGCCCCTGGTAGAGCGCGGTGATGAAGAGGAGCGCGACCGTGACGTACAGCAGCACCGCTATGCTCACTCCCACGATCGCGCCAGCGATCCGGAAAGGGCCCCAGAGCAGCGCCAGCGCTAGCGGGATCACGACCGCGCCCGACAGTCCGCCGGCGAGCTCGTAGAACCACGGCCGGTCGCCCATCCAGGGCAGATTCGGGATGCGCGCGACGTCGATGAGGTCGAGGAACGTCCAGAAGCCCAGGGTTGCGACCACCCCGAGGGTCAAGACCACGGCCACGCGGTACCACCACGTCTGTACCTTCGACCATTTGGTTCCCCTGCCGTCGAGCATCGTCGCCATCGTCACCGCCGACCAGATCAGCCACCGCCGGATCAGCTTGGTTCCAGCGTCCCCCATCGCGTCACGCAATACGCGGTCGGCCTCCACACGTAGCACGATCTCACCCCTGGTCGAGGTGTAAGTCGTGTCGTCCAGAGGGTGGATCAGTCCATCGTGCAGCAACGTGGCCGGAAGGTGCTTTCCGGTCTTCGGCACGAGCCAGGTGAAGAGCGCGGGCACCGAGGTCAGGTCGCTGAGGAAGGTGCTGGTCTCCCGGGGCACCAGCAGCTCGCCGAGTTGCCGGTCCTTGTAGGCGATGCGGCGCCGCATCCTGAATTGCTCGCGGCCCCCGTCGGTGCACCGGACCAGCACGATCTGGGCCATGGAGCCGAAGATTGCCGGTTCCCCCGGAGCACCGTCGACGCCACCGTCGTAGAACCGGAGCGGCTGCGGGATAACCGGGTAATCGGGTCCGATGTCGGAGACGCTGTCGGATACGGACATACGCACCTCTCTCGCCACACAGGTTCGTAGCCCTCTCTTCCAGCGATCGGCTGCCGATATCGCCCTCCTGGCAATCTGTCACCCAAGCGCCTCACCATCGTCCTCCACCCGTGGTTCGGCGAGCCCGCACGGCTCGGACCGAGTCGGGAGGGCCCTGCCGCACGCCGACCGAGAGGCCCTCGGGCATGAAGGGGATTCGTCACCGAGGCCCCTGGCTCACCAACACGGGTGACGCAGTCGCAAGGTCCCCCGCGGTTTGCGGCTGATGACAGTGTTCTTACCGGCACCCCGAGTCCTGGGCGGCGAGGGTGGCCGCGAGGCGTTCGGCGAGTTCGGCAAGGTGCGGGTCGTCGGGGCCGGCGGTGTGCTCGATGGCGGCCTGCTCGGCGTCGTACGCGTCGAGGACCTGCTCCCAGCTCTGGGCGTTCGGCCCGTAGTGCTCGGGGAACACGTGGGCCAGCCACCAGGCCGCCGCACGCCAGTCCGGCCGCAGGTACCTGGTCTGCCGTTCCTCGACATCCAGGCCGGTGACGGGGTCGTTGTAGGTGCGCACGCGTTCCTCCAGGACCAGGCTCCCGGCGCCCGCCTGCAGAACTCGCGCGAGCGCCCGGGCGGCCATCTGCGCCCGAGCGGAGTTCACCCGCCGGTACAGCTCGACGTACATGTCGTCGGAGGCGTTCGCGGGTTCTCCGTCCTCGCGGGCCTGGGCGGCGTCGCGGCCGCGGGCCATCCACCGGGCGAGGGTGGCCCGGGAAACTCCGGCGCCCTCGGCGGCGAGCGAGTTGGCGACGCCCACGGCGGTGGCCTTGACGATGCTCTCGATCCGCTTCGGCGTCAGCAGGGAGGGGCGGCCCGGGCGGCGGGTGCTTGATCTCATGCGGGCGGACCGTACGTACACCTGGTCGCTTGCGTCTCCGGCGTCACGCATTTTGCGATTTACGCGACGGTCCTACGCGCGCGCGGGCGCGGGAGTCTCATCCGGGGTACCGGGCGGTCCTCCCTGGTCAACGCGCCAGGCACCCGGTCCTGTTGGACCCAATGGGGTCAACCCTGTTAGGGGCACCACGCTGGCCTGGGGTTTTCCTCGATCGGGCGGAGCGTCGCCGGGTCCACGTACGGGCTGGGAGGAGGCGATACGGTCTGGCGGTGACGAGTGGACGGGGAGAGGCCCGAATGAGGAGAGAGCCATGGTCCAGGTAACGCTGGAGCCGTTGAAGATCCCGGACCGGCTGCGCATGCCGGCCGTCTTCGAACGGGAGTGGACGGAGCCGGCCAACAAGCTGCGCCCGCGCATCCTGCTCCCGGCCGCATTCACCGGGCCGTCCCCGATCGCCCCGGGCGAGCACCGCGTTTTCATCGTCTTCAACCGCAAGGGCGGTGCCGGGAAGACGACCACGACCCTGGAGCTCGCGTGCGCCTGGGCGGCGATGGGCTACACCGTGCGCATCATCGACGCCGACCCGCAGGACGCCGGTCTGACCGGGTGGCTGGCGCCGGTCTATCCCGAAGGCCTTGACCCCAAGCACCGGCTGACGCTGAAGAACGTCATGTACGGCGAGGCCGGCCTGGACGAGGCGACGTACTACACCCGGTACAAGAACCTCTACATCGTGCCCAGCTACGAGGACTGCGCGGTCGTCGAGTACGACCCGGCGGTCAACGGCGAGCGCACCCTGCGCCGGGCGATCAAGCGGAGCGAGGCGCCGGTGGACATCACCATCGTCGACTGCCCTCCGAAGGTCGGGAAGCTCTCGACGTTCACCCTGGCGATCGGCGGCGAGGTCTTGGTGCCCAGCCAGCTCAGCGGCCTGGACAAGAAGTCGAACGAGCCGTTGCGCAGGACGATCGCCGACGCGCAGGAGGAGTACGACGTGAGGGTGCGGGCCGCCGTGCTCACGGCCTGGGGCAAGACGATCATCTCCCGTTCGGTCGGCAACGAGATGGCCGAGCACTACCCGGACGCGCTGGTGTGCCCGGTCCGCCGGTCGGTGGACGCCACCACCGCGCCCGACGAGAACAAGTCGATCCGCGAGTACAACAAGCGGTCCACCACCACGCGTGACTTCGACCAGCTCGGTCACATGCTGGTGGCGCCGCGGGGAGCTGCAGCATGAGCAACGGAATGCCCTTCGGCCAGGGGAGCCTCCTCGGCAAGGAGCTGGGAGGCCAGTCGCCGTCCGGCCCGGGCACGAAGGAGAAGATCCCGGCGTATGTCAGCCCGGAGACCATGAACCGGCTGCGCAACGCCGTGGTCGCGCTCCAGCGGATCGACGACGAGGACGCCGACGTCCCGGTGTCTCTGTCCGCGTACGTGGAGGCCGCTGTCCTTGCGCAGCTCCGCCGTGATGAGCGCGAGTACAACAACGGTGCGCCGTTCCCGCAGCGCCGCAACAAGAACCTCAAGAGCGGTCCGCCGGTCACGAAGTAGCCGTCCGCTGACTGCGAGGGCCCCGCCGCTTCCGGTGGGGCCCTCGCGTGCGTCAGTGGCCCGGTCAGGGCTTCTCGAGGTCGGGTAGTAAGCGGCGGGCGAGGGGTTCCTCGTCGGGATGGGTAGCCCGCCGGGTATGTCCTATCGAAGCCGAGTCACGCTATCCCGCGGCTTTCTCCCAGAGCCGCGCCGCCCACAGTCCACAGATGGCGCCACACACCCCGCCAATGAGAGCACCGGCCCACCCGAAAGTGTTGATCGCCGCATCGATGGCAGGAGCGGGCCAGGCCCAGGGCTGTGATCCATATTTGCCCCACTCGATAGGCACCCCGTATTCGCCATGGCCAATCTGCACGGCAATGATGGACCCGGCAAAGAGGCATGCGGTAGCAAGGGCGGCATACTGATAGGGCGCCGCCTTGAAGTTCCTGCTCAGGATGAAGACGAACAGAGCGACCCCAGAGGACCAGGCGAGCGTCGCCCAGAACACACCAAGGACGCTTCGCTGGGCGGCCACTTCGTCAGCCATGGCGCCGGAGAGCGCCGAACCGAACAGCATGAGCAGGGCCGGCCAGATCAGTCCGAGGAACTGCTCCACCGCCCAGTCTGCATACTTCTTCTGCTTGCGGACCCGGCCAAACTCGTCCCGCAGGCTGTCGGCCTGCGACGCGGCCTGCGCGGGCTGCGGGGGCTGCGGGGGCTCGACCGGGACTTCCGGCTGCGACACGTTGCGGACCCGGCCAAACACGTCCTGCAGGCTGCCGGCTGGCAGGGGTTGCAACAGGACTTCCGGCCGCGGCACGTTCCGCCGCTCGATCCGGCCGTCAGCATGATGTA
It encodes:
- a CDS encoding recombinase family protein — protein: MSEYQRVEAHACPMSTCAAPAGSPCRTTKGKVSIQYHTARFRLVPALAKALNVPTPAVRKPGAAWVELPRPATAGTEPVGHIRIGYARASTARQSLDTQLDSFAAEGITRVFSEKISTRVAQRPELEKAVALARELRTSGARVTLVVHEHKRLGRGIELVTLAQDLKAADVGLQFLTGELQGSHDPSGVVFNVLAALSGMEREYIRDRTLEGHESARKRGKAIGGPTVTNSDMLTMALQMRAEGVSLRDMAPRLVITTGAKKGQHPSPPTIMRMLREHDDRVAADALAAETS
- a CDS encoding ParA family protein codes for the protein MVQVTLEPLKIPDRLRMPAVFEREWTEPANKLRPRILLPAAFTGPSPIAPGEHRVFIVFNRKGGAGKTTTTLELACAWAAMGYTVRIIDADPQDAGLTGWLAPVYPEGLDPKHRLTLKNVMYGEAGLDEATYYTRYKNLYIVPSYEDCAVVEYDPAVNGERTLRRAIKRSEAPVDITIVDCPPKVGKLSTFTLAIGGEVLVPSQLSGLDKKSNEPLRRTIADAQEEYDVRVRAAVLTAWGKTIISRSVGNEMAEHYPDALVCPVRRSVDATTAPDENKSIREYNKRSTTTRDFDQLGHMLVAPRGAAA
- a CDS encoding DUF1353 domain-containing protein, which gives rise to MSVSDSVSDIGPDYPVIPQPLRFYDGGVDGAPGEPAIFGSMAQIVLVRCTDGGREQFRMRRRIAYKDRQLGELLVPRETSTFLSDLTSVPALFTWLVPKTGKHLPATLLHDGLIHPLDDTTYTSTRGEIVLRVEADRVLRDAMGDAGTKLIRRWLIWSAVTMATMLDGRGTKWSKVQTWWYRVAVVLTLGVVATLGFWTFLDLIDVARIPNLPWMGDRPWFYELAGGLSGAVVIPLALALLWGPFRIAGAIVGVSIAVLLYVTVALLFITALYQGLEWVMAWMPKKVALVLTGAGTLVVLLVFAAALFMPAPYGR